AGGAGCTTTTTAATAAAAAAACCTTCTactcatttttttttaaagaagaaCGAATGGTGCAAGCTTTGTTTTTTTCTATATTATCGATTGTATATACGTTTTTCCATATCCTTATGACAGAGTAAATAGTTCCTCTTCTTCTTTCAAGGACTGGGGCTTAATGTGCTTTAGGATGCAACCGACTTTCCATGTGTTTTACAAAATAGTCAACAAATTCTCTGCTCTGTTATTTATAAGATCTTGCGAAAAATGCTTTTGATGTAACATCAGTCGTTTTTCATTTCATCTGTCAATCTTTTCAGGTCAAGGAGAGAGTTGCAGTAATTTATTAGCATGCCAGTCCTCTTTGCTATCAATATCTTTTTCCTTCcaattttcatacattatttGCATGATGACCAGTTTACCATGGAATTGGCTGGCACTTCATCTGGAAACATGCCCACTCTCTACTCCATGGACATGTCTACAGATTTTGTTCCGATGTCTATATTTTCCGAGTCAGCTCAAGGTGAGGACCTCTTAATGGTTTGACAGCTGCATCTGTGAGATTATTTCACATCATGCTGAATGAAAATTCTATTTTGTAGGAAGGCTTTCTGTGGAAGGAAAGATATACCAAAAATTTGATATGAAGCCTCATCATGAAAACAGTGAGAACTACGGAAAATTATGCCGTGAGAGGACCAATAAGTACATGACAAAAAGTAGACAGATTCAGGTACGGTTACTAGTACCTTTTTCCTGGTTGGATATTGGCTTATTTGTATAGCCACTTCGATGTTGgatatattgatttattttttttagttgcTTTTGAACCTGCTTTTTTCTGATTCGCAGGTTATTGACAACGATAATGCGAGACATATGAGGCCTATGCCTGGATTTTTTGCTACTAAGGCTTCTGGATCTGCAGTAATTTTCAGCTTCTAATGTTTAATCTTTTGTGTTCAGCATCTAATCTTGTGGCTACAAAGATAGAATGTGTGAATATGATCAAATTTAGGTCACAAAGTTAAAATAACCACCTTTAATTAACAGGATAAGAAGAAGGTACCAAGTAAGGGATTAGAAATGAAAAGAACAAGGAGGGACCGTGATGAAATGGAAGAAATCATGTTTAAACTCTTTGAGAGGCAACCAAATTGGACACTGAAACAGCTGGTCCATGAGACGGACCAGCCTGAGGTATGTCTGCTTAGAGCTCAATTTCCCAATTGTTCCTTTGCCCCTCTTTTAAAGTATGTCGTTCATCAGTTGAGTACTTTCATGGTCTAGATGGAATTGCTGGATCTTGTTTTGCACAGTTGCTTGCTTATCAAAGTACTAAAGAGCTGTTGAGCATCATTCTCCGTGTGTTCTTGTGATTAACCTAAATTTAGATTTTATGCTTGCTTGACTATTTTTGTTACAACAACGGCCTACTATTACtcctcagtcccaaacaagttagtcggctatatgaatcttcACTGACCATGTTGCTTGactatttttgttaattatttatttattttcattagAAGGATTTTTTTTACCAGTGGAAAATAGAGCAGAGGATTACCTTCTACTAATGTAAGACAAAAACACAACTCTAATCCATATATGTTGTTTTAAGAGAAATTGATACTGAAGTATCCTGTTATTTTTCTGCATTGAAATAGACCAGCAAACAGCTACCATAGCTCCTCTTTAATAAGGCTGTTATCGTTCTTGCTGTGACCGGAATCCAAATATACATCTCATGGTTTTGTTGAACCTTGTCGAATACTCAAATTCAAGTTACTTCAGGTGTACTTGATATTGTCATTTGGATTAATATATCATCATATGCCACCAGATTCAATTATTTTCAGTTGCCTTGGAAGTTTAGCAGATTATATTTTTTTTGCTTCGAGGCCCTATCAATCTCCTAGTACTGTGCCTGATTCTGTTGGATGCAGGACATCTTTGTGTCTCAAACCAGATCTCCATCTCATTTATGGTTTAgtcctttaaactttaaaacaaTGTTTCATGCGCGCTGCTGATTGTCTGTAATATTATTAGTTAATTTTTATCGAGCAGGTTACTTTCTCCTTTACAAGGTTTAAGCGTGGTGCGGGCCCTACAATAAGAATGCCCTTGCTTTTAATAAGTGCCTAGGAGTAAGAATAGATTAGTTAGCTATTTGGGTTAAGTAGACATTATGCATGAGAAGAGTCATGCATTTTCCGAACGACATATAAATCAAAATATTGTTGGAGCAATTAGCAAATTATTAGAGATTATCTTGTTTCAGCATAGAGATAGTTATTCGTGGACAGATGTGAAATTTAGATGTGAAATTTAGATAACTCTTAATTTTGTCTTAAAAGTCAAGTATTAAGTATTGGAATGAAATTGACCTAAATAGAGGGGAATGGATATAAAGGATCCATATAGTACAACTGATTTGCGATTGCGGAGTAGTTGATTGATGTATTACATATTTGTTTCTTCTTAGCTAGTATTAATGTTCATCTATGTGCACTAACTTGTCTAAGGCAAAAAACTTAATAGAGTATATTCTCACCCCTAAAAATGTTTTCAGATTGTTTCCAGACGTAGATGTGTTTGGTATGGAGGAAAATATATTTTGGGAAATGTTTAACAATTTTCCCATTTGGTTGGCCTAAGATTACTTTTCCTTAAAATGCTGGAAAACAACTTCCCTGGCATGCTAGGGGAAGTCATTTTCCATGCACATCTCAGGCGCTAGACACACGCTCATAACTTCTGACTACTGTGCATTGCTGAATAGTTGCATATTCTTAATCCTGACTGGCCATGTGCAAAACTTCACTTTGCTCTCCTTTTTGTACTCTCCCGCccgctccccccccccccccccttttttcccaaaaaaagaaaagatgaaatactCCAAATCTTGCAAGTTAGAATAGTTGCACATTTGTGTAACATCTCCCTTCCCACCTATATCGATATTGCAAGAATGGGCTTGCAAGAGTTAGGCAAATTATTTCACTTTCTCTACAGCTTGTATCCGCAACTATGTTGGTCGGACTCTTCGAAATGTCACCGGGTGCGTGtcagatcctccaaaagtagagcatttttggaggatctgatACGGGTGCGGTAATATTTTGGAGAGTCCGCGTAACATAGATCCGCAACCACAATGGATGCATATCTTGTTTTGTGGGTGGGGTTGGAGTAGGAGTACTGGAAACTACTTCTTGTTAGATGGTCTGGCCAACCAAACATTGAAAAAGTTATTCTCTACTCACCTGACAAACACCAGAACATATGTGAGAAGCCATTTATTTTCCCATGGGAAAACATTTTCCTAGGGTTCTCCTCCGTACCAAAGACACCCGTAATCGTGAAGTTTCCTCGAGCATAAACTTACCagagaagatttttttttttcttttcttgaagAGTGTTTCTGCCATGTTCACTTGTTAGTATAGTTTCCCCTTTAACCAGTGGAGTTAAACAGGACTACCAATTATAAATCAGAAGCTGCAAAGTGTTGATTACTTTAGACCGACAGTCTGGTGTTCACTTCTGATGGATTATTGTTTCATGAGAATGATTAGCAGATGTTTTTTCTTCTATTTAACCTAGTTGTCTTGTTGCAGCAATTTATGAAAGACATGCTCAAACTTCTCTGCATCTACAATAATAAGGGCGCTCATCAAGGCACTTACGAGCTGAAGCCTGAGTACAAGAGGTCAGAAGACAAGCCTGATTCTTGAATCTTGATTATTCATTGCATAATTAAGCTTTCTTGTCAGAGGCCTTAGCCATCAGCCAGGAGAAAACACCAATTGTTTCAATTCTTTTTGTGCATAAGATCAAGTTTAGAGAAATCCTAGTATATTTGCTTTATTCAAATCAATTATCTTCTACCTTTAGATTGCTTATCTTTTCAGCAAACTAGAATAATAGAGTGATAGAGGAAAAGCCGCCAGAAACGAAGCATATATTTTTGGAAAAGGGAAGTATCTAAAAATCATAAGGACATTCACGTCACTGGACAACTATTCTTTGCTGGCAGATTTATTAGATGTCAAGTTGTCAACTTTGACTTTAAGCTAAATATACGCACGTTCTTCCTTATTTAGCCCATTGAGATGGGCCACAAAAGGTGGACATTAGGTAATTGGTAGGGATGTACAAATGAAATCGACAAACTGTACCAACCCGATAATCCGaatcaaaccgagaaaaaaaattcgactatggtttggtttgatttggtttggtgttgaaaaaaaaacccgaccatatttggtttggtttggttttaactaaaaaaagtcaaatcgaaatcaaaccaacccgacattatatatatatagatgttttaaatatatttaatgcTTAAAcatatttattgtagtgtagtttataaatatttcttaagtttttttatagttttatcttttaacgtattatttcaagcttgtgcttataatttttggatgctccaataagttttatagtccataaatgttagtaactcaaataaatcgtaaaccaaaatcaaatcaatattaatgctaataaaagacattcaattcaattgtactataaatgaaaatagtgttggatatctattttttagtttttttatggtttagataaaatgtataacttatttttcttttagtagttagtcatgtaaataataatacttattAGTCGtagttttaaattatgtttgttttaattatggcttattaataatatttattttatgcgattttattatctttattgttgaatattttattacaatgccatgactcatctcatatttatgttattttattaaaaaaacaccttatatagttctgtcttactaggattaaagaaatatttggagcacaaattttacgttttgtgctatgaagacttcatgaaaaaaaattcgaaaaatccgaaaaaaatcgaaattaaaaaatccgacttttattggtttgatttggtatttagatttaataacccgatacaattggtttggtttggtaattagaaaatccgaaccaacccgagaTATGTAACCTATAGTAATAGGTATGAGTAACTTGAGTTGAATTTGGCTCTTAAATGTTTTGACTTTCGTGTTCTCTTGCCAAAATTTTGCATGAAGATTCGTGGTTAGTCGTCTTACCAACTTTGACAATGTCCTTGACATACCTTCCCACCCCCTTTGGTGCACGTATGAAGGGATTGGGTGTTTGTAAATTTGACCAATTCTCTTGTTGCGAAGTTTGTTTACGAAAAGTCAGTGCGAGAGACATGCGCCAAAATTCGGCACAAAATGTTGAAAATTACAGAATTGACATTTTCTATAGAATTTTTGGAACATTTGATATTCAGATGAACCACATAGTAATGGACGTAACAAGGTAATGCTGCTAGCTATCACAATATCGGATTCATGTTTCAAAACACTACAAGAATACGTCTTTAAGATAAATTCAAAAGTGGTGTCAAAATAAACTAATTGTTTCATTATTATTTACAATGTCAAAAGATATGTTCTAGTATTTTGAGTATAGTTCATGAAAAGAGAGTATTGTCTGAGTCATAGGTAAAAAATAAATCAGATGAAGTCAACTTTGTTCTAGTATTTTAAGTATAGTACCATATACTATATTTTATTATGTTAATGGCTTCATATCATCTCTATTGTTCAGGTAGTTGACCTGTCACATTAGCGCAAATATTAGTTGGCCATCTGAAATTTTAATTTAGAGAAAATTAAGACTTTGGTAAACAAACCCGTTTGTTTAAAAAGGGATGAAACTTGCAATATGATTTGGTGTGTCAACTCTAGGGCAAGAGTTTTATTTTTAATTACCTAAGTGTGTATGAACTCCGTTTATTCAGTTTCCTATGAAATTATTAGATGGACTTTCAGTCTCTACGAATTAGTTGTTCTCGTATTAGTTTGCCAAACTTAATAGTGTGCCTAATATTTTCCAATGGCCAACTTAATTCATACTACCTACTACATGCTTCTTTTCTAACCTACTGGATTAATTTTTAGGCAATGCATTCCTGAAAAAAAATTAAAGGTacgcaaaaagaaagaaaaagcattCTGTTGAAAGATAGACAAACTTACTCCATTGTCTCATGTTCATTTTCTAAGCTAAAAGGGATATTTTATTTTGCAGGAATTGTTTTTCAAAAATGAtaaaagtaatatatatatatatatgtcccaTTTCTCGAGAAGCTCACCTTATCCTTGCTATTTATTCAAACTTTGAGTTGATTTACTCTTGTCACAATATCTTATATTAAAGAATTATTGAGATGTAAAACTAAATGTGTAGGAACTTCCCTCCGTATTTGCTTTAAGTAGGTGTTTCCTCCAATAGTATACACCTTTACATTTTTAGAAGGTTTAAACAATTTGAGATTTCATTTCTTGTTATTTATATTACTCCCTGTGTCTCAATttgaattatttcttttattttttcacaCGGTTATGTTGACCAATTTGAGGAACGAATTCACCTCATAttgtaaaattaaaatataaaacttCAACAATTATAGAAAAATAATGCTTACGTGACAAGTATTTTTAAGAAAGCATAAAAAACTTTGTTTGAAAAATATTCGAATCAAAATAAACATGTGTGCTTTTTTCTTTATTAATATTTCACATTGGATTATACTAGTATAATCGTTTCTGAAAATTTAAGATCACCATCAAATTAAATGCATTGGTTTCATACCAAAACAAGGATTACGATATTTGAACAAATTTCTTCATCCATGAGCATGAATGAAATAGCAAGGGTAAATTACACTAATAATCCCCCTCTAATATGACACTTGCAGATACTTTCCATGTATTTTAGAACAAAATAATTACACTATGAAAATCCTACAAATATTTAGCTTGAATAATATTTTCCATTTTACTAGGTGTTATGAGTGTTTAGTTTTGAAAAACTAAAGATAAATCAGTAACTAATCATATATATTGAAACATAGTTAGTAAAAGATAAATCAAAATTACatgtgcaaaattttaagttcttATATACTATTCAATTTTATGAAACTTAAGAGAATAAACATTCTTGTTGAAAATTTCTATTCACGTCTTTGATTAAAAGAGAACAAATATATTTTGAAACATGCATTTTTTAAAATTCTTAATAGGAAATGACCATTAATTACatgaatatttaatattatttatccCAAAATAGTTTgactattttaaaaaaattggagAGGTATATTAATATTCTGATGGAAATGAAGTACTCAAATGTGGTTCTTtttgaagttgttacctaaaTCAGGCCATGACAACGAGAAATCACAATATATTGCAAGGAAAATAATTTTAGAAACTATTACTAGTACAATAAAGatgacaaaaacaaaaaaaattacaaaaataaaaaagagtaaTAAATCTTAACTGataaataattttcttataaAAAATTAACTCCAAATTTTTCTCCCCATTCGCTAGTATAAAGTCTTTGAACCCCATTTAGTTTCATTTAGGATTTATCTGCTATAaaagattatttattttattttccaaaTTACTAGTTGTATTGAGtataatactatgttaattagGAGAACATTTTAGGTAATCTTGTTGAATATAGAAAGATGGTAAGCACCATCCACTTTCAATCAAGAAGTTGTGAATTcgagttcgagtcacccaagaCCAAGATGGAGAGTTATTGAAAAAAAGGATGTCGATGTTCTATTGGAAACGGACTCTTATTGTCGTTGGAAACGGACTCgtcgttgttattgttattgaatATAGAAAGAGCAAAGGGTAGTAAATAACTTTCCTAACAAAAAAGTAGGAGTAAGAGAGTAGTTATTCCTAAAAGCCGGCGTTGATCGTGTGTTGGGTGTATTCCACATTGTCGTGTGTTCAACACGGCGTCGTTTACTTTCTCTCCTTTTCTCTTCTCTTCTCCCTATCACCTACCCCATAAACCACTCCCACCTCTCCCTTTGAATTTGAtcctttcctttttcttcttcttcttcttctctctctaaATCTCTCCCTTTTCAGAAGATCTAATTTTTTTCCTGGGTTTGCATAGTGGTTTATTATTAAGGTACTTTTTCTTTCATCAATTGTTTTTACGagtcttcttttttcctttttgggcTAAAATTTTTGGTCAAATTTGGTAAATTGGTATTTGACGCTGATCGTTGCTGGTTTTAGTATTGAGAAATGGGGGTTTTGTGTTTTTTAGCTGAATTTTGATCTCTATTGATGTTTGACTTGCATACATATCTTATA
This sequence is a window from Nicotiana tomentosiformis chromosome 5, ASM39032v3, whole genome shotgun sequence. Protein-coding genes within it:
- the LOC104093005 gene encoding uncharacterized protein, which produces MAEKISGSNLKSAAVTMNSHLEMNKPDRNVWLMKCPTLVSTFFQQHLHSSSNPLNIDNDGLSSFVSPAPVAKVVVAVDPLLSNDATQFTMELAGTSSGNMPTLYSMDMSTDFVPMSIFSESAQGRLSVEGKIYQKFDMKPHHENSENYGKLCRERTNKYMTKSRQIQVIDNDNARHMRPMPGFFATKASGSADKKKVPSKGLEMKRTRRDRDEMEEIMFKLFERQPNWTLKQLVHETDQPEQFMKDMLKLLCIYNNKGAHQGTYELKPEYKRSEDKPDS